Below is a genomic region from Pirellulaceae bacterium.
AATTGCGACGATGCGTCGAGGTGGTGAATGGCAACTCTCGTATGTCGAACAATGGCGAAATTTTGTTGATCGAATTCAGCAAGGCTTACCCGCCGAAGTGGGACTGCAGGAAGGTCGTCAATCGCTGGCAATTGCTCTCGCTGCTTGGGAAGCGTCGGCGAATGGAACGACGGTCAAAGTTCCAACGACTTGAGCTTTCAGCCGGAGAGCGGACGATCGATTCAAGCAGCAAATATTTGCGGTGAAATTGCCCGCTGACCGTGGCAAGACGTTAGAATCTAGCTTGTGTCTTCACGCCCGTGGATAAGTGGGACGACGGGACCGGTTTGCTGTTTCACTTTGCAGCAACAGTGGGTTAGCGTGAATCGACTACAGGACTCCAAAGACTTTGGCTTGACTCACAGGTTGTGCTGTCGAGTCGCCGGTTAGTCTCGCCGGTTAGTCTCGCCGGTGATCAAATCACGGATCTCATCCTGATTTTGAGGGTGAGTTCAAAAGAGAGGTTGATTCCGATGAAGAAACTGTTGTTGCTCTGCGGTAGCATCGTGCTTGGTTCTCTGTTTTTCGTTGAATCACACGCGAGTGATCGGCCGAATTTCCTTTGGATCAGTACGGAAGATATTAGTCCTCATCTGAAATGTTACGGTGATTCGCAAGCGATCACACCTCATTTGGATGAGTTGGCACGTGAAGGCGTCAGGTACAGTCATGCATTTACGACGGCCGGCGTTTGCGCACCGTGTCGCTCTGGAATCATTACCGGCATGTATCAAAGCACGCTAGGTACGCAGCACATGCGTTGTACGGCCAGTTTGCCTGATTTTATCAAGCCTTTTCCTGTTTACTTGCGTGAAGCTGGCTATTACTGCACCAATCATCAGAAAACAGACTATCAATTTAAGCATCCACGTACGACTTGGGATGAAGAAGGGAAATCGCACTGGCGCAGTCGGAAGGACAAGTCCCAGCCGTTTTTTTCTGTTTTCAATTTCAAAGGGACCCACGAAGGGCCTGTCGCCAATCCAAATGCTTATCGTGCGTTCACGAAGGATTTGCCATCATCTCACCGACAAGATCCGAGCAAACTTGAGCTGCCACCGTATTATCCGGATACGCCAACTGTCCGAGCAGCATGGAAACGTTACTACGAACTGATCACGGTAATGGATGCTTGGGCGGGTGACCTAATTCAACAGCTCAAAGATGATGGGCTTTACGAGGACACGATTATCTTTTTTTGGTCCGATCACGGCGCGGGATTGCCGAGAGCGAAGCGATGGTTGTATGACTCGGGAACACACATTCCGTTGATCGTTCGCATTCCCGAAAAATGGCGTACGCAGGGACGGGGTGAGCCGGGAACGGTATCGAATCGCCTCATCAGCTCAATCGATTTCGGACCTACCGTGCTTCAGATGGCCGGGACCTCCATTCCATCCCATGTACAGGGGCAACCGTTCCTTGGCTCCTCAACCACACCTGCGCGTGATTACGTTTACGGGGCTCGTGACCGAATGGACGAACGCTATGACATTATTCGAATGGTGCGTGATCAGCGGTACAAGTATCTGCGCAATTACCTGCCGACCGAAACCTACTATCAACACATCAATACGGCTGAAAAAGGCCAAGTGATGCAGGAAATTCGGCGGTTGGCTAAGACGAATGAGCTTCCTCCTGCCGCTCAACGGTTGATGTCATCCACCAAGACCCCCGAAGAACTGTACGATACTGAGGTGGATCCTCATGAAATTCACAACTTGGCAACTGATCCAAAGTATCGGCACGTTTTAGAGCGAATGCGTCAGGCACATCTCGCTTGGGTGCACGAGACGAAGGATCTGGGTTTGATTCCGGAACCGATCATTGCAGAACGCGCAAAGCGGCTTGGAAGCGAGTATTCAATTTTGCGTCAGACAGACGGAGATGCTTACAATCGTCGATTGGCTGCGATTGCACGGGCGGCTTCCAGTGGGACGGACGCTTTGCCTGAGCTTAGCGATGCGATGGCAGATCCGGATGACGCAATTCGATATTGGGGCGCAACGGGGATTGGTAACATTGGTCTGCCTGCCAGTGATCGGGCGGCGGAGGCGATGGAAAATGCCTTGCGGGATCAGTCATCCGCTGTACGCACTGCTGCTGCCAGAGCTCTTTGTCGAATGAATCAACCTGAAATTGCACTGCCAGTGTTGATTCATGAATTGACAACGGGTACGCAATGGGAACGCCTGCACGCCGCGATCGCCCTTGATGAAATTGACGAACAGGCGCGACCTGTGATGGAAGCGATGAAGGAAGGAATGAAATATCAAGCAGGTTTCAATTCCAAAGGGAAGTATCGGGTACGCGTCACGAATCGAGCTTTGAATGATCTCAAGGGTACCGAAAATA
It encodes:
- a CDS encoding sulfatase-like hydrolase/transferase, which produces MKKLLLLCGSIVLGSLFFVESHASDRPNFLWISTEDISPHLKCYGDSQAITPHLDELAREGVRYSHAFTTAGVCAPCRSGIITGMYQSTLGTQHMRCTASLPDFIKPFPVYLREAGYYCTNHQKTDYQFKHPRTTWDEEGKSHWRSRKDKSQPFFSVFNFKGTHEGPVANPNAYRAFTKDLPSSHRQDPSKLELPPYYPDTPTVRAAWKRYYELITVMDAWAGDLIQQLKDDGLYEDTIIFFWSDHGAGLPRAKRWLYDSGTHIPLIVRIPEKWRTQGRGEPGTVSNRLISSIDFGPTVLQMAGTSIPSHVQGQPFLGSSTTPARDYVYGARDRMDERYDIIRMVRDQRYKYLRNYLPTETYYQHINTAEKGQVMQEIRRLAKTNELPPAAQRLMSSTKTPEELYDTEVDPHEIHNLATDPKYRHVLERMRQAHLAWVHETKDLGLIPEPIIAERAKRLGSEYSILRQTDGDAYNRRLAAIARAASSGTDALPELSDAMADPDDAIRYWGATGIGNIGLPASDRAAEAMENALRDQSSAVRTAAARALCRMNQPEIALPVLIHELTTGTQWERLHAAIALDEIDEQARPVMEAMKEGMKYQAGFNSKGKYRVRVTNRALNDLKGTENKVP